The Candidatus Thorarchaeota archaeon genome includes a window with the following:
- the rpiA gene encoding ribose 5-phosphate isomerase A produces MENLKRNAAKSALDTLPSDGVIGLGSGSTVAYFAEELGKMVQNGVDLSVVPSSYQAYQLALEYDIPLTNLDRASELELTVDGADEVDEELNLIKGGGGALLREKIVASASRKLIIIIDESKLVPSLGGDFLVPVEILPFSLGTVRRKIRSMGIEPVLRIAEKKMGPVVTDNGNFLLDLKFEEPLQNPLEISIDLKMIPGVIETGLFVNMTDQVHVGTEQGAYILDRSSD; encoded by the coding sequence ATGGAGAATTTGAAACGAAATGCTGCAAAAAGCGCCTTGGATACTCTGCCGTCAGATGGTGTCATTGGTCTGGGTAGCGGTTCAACTGTAGCCTATTTCGCTGAAGAACTTGGCAAGATGGTTCAAAATGGCGTTGATCTTAGTGTTGTGCCTAGCTCATATCAGGCATATCAGCTCGCTCTCGAATATGACATACCCTTAACAAATCTGGATCGGGCATCTGAACTAGAACTGACTGTTGACGGTGCAGATGAAGTAGATGAAGAACTGAATCTTATAAAGGGTGGAGGTGGTGCGCTGCTTAGGGAAAAGATCGTTGCATCTGCATCTAGGAAACTTATCATCATTATTGACGAATCAAAACTTGTCCCAAGCTTAGGTGGAGATTTTCTTGTTCCTGTGGAAATTCTTCCCTTCTCATTAGGAACCGTAAGAAGAAAAATCAGGTCAATGGGAATTGAACCTGTACTAAGAATTGCTGAAAAGAAAATGGGGCCAGTAGTCACAGATAACGGCAATTTCCTGTTAGACCTAAAATTCGAGGAACCTCTACAGAACCCACTTGAAATTTCAATTGATTTGAAGATGATTCCTGGTGTAATTGAAACAGGTCTCTTTGTGAATATGACCGATCAAGTGCATGTTGGAACTGAACAGGGCGCTTATATTCTGGATAGGTCTAGTGACTAG
- the pgk gene encoding phosphoglycerate kinase has product MELPFKTLDDVEYENKRVLLRVDINSSVDPDTKEILDASRIEAIVPTLKELSESKVVLMAHQGRPGSDDFISLKPHTSIIKDLGFDAHFVNDIFGSTAKQAIKSVKTGEILVLQNVRMFEGELKKAPPEEVAKEPLVQELYPLFDLFVNDAFGAAHRSQASLVGFTTLLPSVAGKLFEKEVIALHEAVSTERRPWILVLGGSKVHDKIATLEELLQLERADEALLGGLVGIVFLIADGQISRKHGDLIEDLESAVENAGQVLDNYRDSIRLPGDAAVENNGKRWECSLNEIDDYPFYDIGPKTVEDFQMDIDDAEVVFANGPMGYFEKEPFARGTIDVLKSISEADCTSIVGGGHLGSLARELKFSEKLTHISTGGGSTIRYITGKKLDVIAALEEAATRME; this is encoded by the coding sequence ATGGAACTGCCCTTCAAGACCCTTGACGATGTGGAATACGAGAACAAACGCGTTTTGCTTAGAGTGGATATCAATTCTTCAGTAGATCCTGATACAAAGGAGATACTTGATGCTTCTCGCATAGAGGCAATTGTTCCTACTCTGAAAGAGCTTTCAGAAAGCAAAGTCGTTCTGATGGCTCACCAGGGCCGTCCTGGTAGTGATGATTTCATTTCCCTCAAACCTCACACGTCGATTATCAAAGACTTGGGGTTCGATGCTCACTTTGTGAATGATATTTTTGGTTCAACGGCCAAACAGGCAATCAAGTCGGTGAAGACGGGTGAGATTCTAGTTCTTCAGAATGTCCGGATGTTTGAGGGAGAGTTGAAGAAGGCACCACCAGAAGAAGTCGCGAAGGAGCCTCTTGTACAAGAGCTGTATCCACTATTTGATCTGTTTGTTAACGACGCTTTTGGGGCGGCCCATAGATCACAAGCTTCTCTTGTAGGATTCACTACCTTATTGCCTTCTGTTGCAGGAAAGCTTTTCGAGAAGGAAGTTATTGCTCTTCATGAAGCTGTTTCAACAGAAAGACGCCCTTGGATACTAGTACTTGGTGGAAGCAAAGTTCACGACAAAATAGCTACCTTGGAAGAGCTTCTCCAGTTGGAACGTGCAGATGAGGCTTTGCTTGGAGGACTAGTAGGCATTGTATTCCTAATAGCTGACGGTCAAATCTCTAGAAAACATGGAGATTTGATTGAGGATTTGGAAAGTGCTGTGGAGAACGCAGGACAGGTCCTAGACAACTACCGCGATAGTATTCGCTTACCCGGCGACGCTGCGGTAGAGAATAATGGCAAAAGATGGGAATGTTCCTTGAATGAAATAGATGACTATCCATTTTACGATATAGGCCCCAAGACCGTAGAGGATTTTCAGATGGATATTGATGACGCTGAAGTAGTGTTTGCAAATGGTCCTATGGGATATTTCGAGAAGGAACCCTTTGCTCGCGGCACTATAGATGTTCTCAAGTCAATTTCGGAAGCTGATTGTACGAGTATTGTAGGTGGCGGCCACTTGGGTTCTTTGGCACGGGAGCTGAAATTCAGCGAAAAGCTCACGCACATAAGCACTGGTGGAGGATCCACGATTCGGTATATTACCGGAAAGAAACTTGATGTTATAGCCGCACTGGAAGAAGCTGCCACACGGATGGAATGA